From the genome of Salarias fasciatus chromosome 22, fSalaFa1.1, whole genome shotgun sequence:
TAATTATCTAAAGCAGTTTCAGTTTACcagaaaatacttattttttcatgcaaactgcagctcaTTGTAGGTCTTACACATTTCACGGAATCAAATTCAGCTTAAGAATGTAGCTAAAATTAtaacatttacatgaaaaacaagaagacgGGAACAGGTAGCCATGATTCCTCATGAGCTTCATCTGGTGGGTTCCATGATTTGTTGGGAGGGAAATTTCTGAAAAACTGCTGCACTGATTTATTAAAGTAATGATTACCTggcatttgtattttcttcatttgacaGTTTAAATGGGCTATTATGTTGTGCAGTTTCTTTTATAGGTTCTTCTTCAGTATTATTTGGCAATGTAGAAGATACATATAAACGAAAACCTTGAAATGGTTTTGACCAGAAATGCCGTTCTCATAAGAAAAATGTCTTACCGTAATTTCACACCAGTAGTCACCAACATCTTTAGCCGACTCAAATGGAAAGTTCACCGTATGAGGCTGCGCTACGACTCCCAGCTGCAGTTTCAATAGAAGTAAAGAAAACTTGCTAACATCAGAATAATAAATTCTagtaaacatatttaaaaaaattagagaagaaaaaagagacagCTGTACCTTCCTTTCCAGCTGTCTGATGACAACATCTTTGGTGATCTGGAATTCTTCACACGGCATTTGCCTGAAAGTCAGTTTGGATTTTCGAAGATACTCcactgtctgaaaacacaccagaacTCAGATGGTGCTGTGTTGTTCTTTTCACAAATGATTAATTTACCAAATCCTGGCAAGGAAACCCTTAAGAAACCAAATACTGACAAAAGCTTACCAATTGTCCAGTGCGGGTTTGGGTTCTTTCCTCTGAACTCCCCTCTTGTAAAAGCTATGAGTGACACAGAGGAGTTACACACAGCTGTCTTGTGGACACTAAATGATAAAATGTAACAGTTACTCACTTTTAACTCCTCGGCAAACGTCTGTTTATTCTCAGGCGATGCGTACACTGCCAGGCCTTGAGCCAGCAGTTTATTTCGACCAATAGACTTCCTCACAAACACGGTGTCTCCTCGCCCACCCAGTTCTGGCACAAGAGGCATTGTTTTATTGTGTGCAAAGTAAACtcacttttttccccaaaaactTTGGGGAGCAACCTGAGGTCAGAGAATGAACTCACTTGGTACTGTCTCAGTCAGGATGAGCTCCAGTTTTTCTTGAGGCAAGTTCTTCTTGTCCTCAACCAGCCTGTAGATTCTGTGTCTTCGAGGGTGGAGCCTCGGTGGCCTGCCCACTCTGGACAAGGGCACCTGCCACCATCGCTCCACCACGACTGTGTTCTGTTGGTTGGGGAAAAGCACCGAGTGAAGTTCTCAGCAATGTTTAGAAAGCTATTAAGATAAAATAGATCAGGCGAAACAGAGATGGGTGAcgcagttaatacaattacaGAAATAAAGATAGAATTGAGATCAAGATCAAGGTGTAACTGCCTGTTTGCAAAATTTTAATGCTTCTAAAGCTAAAATAATACTAACTAAAACCAGTGCTGTATTTTGTGAGGGTGCTCATGGAAAAGCACTTGAAGGATCTATCATTTGTTAGATCGCGTCCATCACCCAAAAGTAGATACAGGCACTAAGATTGTCTTTTGTTAGACACATTTGTTGCAAAGAAATTGCCATTCTTGCGTGGATACACTCCAGTCTGTCAGTAAAAACCTTTTTTCATGATCGACACAAAATGCGCACTTCACAAAATCTGGTAGATATGGAACACGCAACGTGCATTATAGTGAAGATGACAACGTGAGAGACATTGTGCTCCGTGTGTGACGGTTCTGACCTGAGCAGCAGTCCCTCTGAAGCCCCTCACCGCCCGCAGGCTGAGCAGCTCCTGAAGGACACGGCGGCCGGAGGAGCTCCACATCTTCCCCCGGCTCCTCGGACAGGTTCAGCGGCCCGACACACAAATAAGCACCGCGTAGAGTCTCCGCAGAGTCGCCGCGGCTTTGTTTGTGCTGCTCTAACACCAGTATCTTCTTCAAACCTCGCTCAGTGGAGCAGACATGTTCCCAGCGCAGCGTGATGACGTAACACGCTTCCCCACACTAAGTGAAGGACCCCATATGACTGTATAGCAGTCCATTGAGAAGCATGACGAAAAAATTACAcctttgttgaaaaaaaacttcactatTCATTATAATTCGTGTTACATTTTTTATTCTAACTTGGTGGTTTAGTTTCTCACCTTTCTAAAACATGTGCTttattcaaggaaaaaaaaacagcaattttAATTCAATACCAATTAAAGGAGGTAATGTTGTGCAGGCCAACCACTTTACTCATCACTGTTTTATGAGACCACACACTAGTGAATTCCCAAAATGTAACATACCTGACAATAAACAAACATATGTGGTTTTGTGCCTAGTTGCAGACAGTTATTATTACATCCTTTATTTTACCAGGTTAAAAGCCTCATTGAGATGTAACATCTCTTTGTAAGTGAATTTATTTAATATCAGTTTCATAAaccagaaaataaaatcaactgcATGCAAAATTATCTTATGGTCATGATAACAACCACGCACAGAACCTATGAATATTTATGTTTGGtagattatttatttaatgtaaGTTATTGTGTATTATATTTTTGCTAATAAATCTACAATTCTAAAAacgttttttcctgttttatttggttttcataaaaaaggaaaatgcatgTGTAGGATGTCCAGCAGAGTGGATTATGCAGGCTGTATCCATGAAAATATTGCCAAATCTTCTCCACCAACGTCAAACAGTTTTTTAAAGAGAGATCAACAAGGTTCCCAATAGTACTTTTACAATTTATTTCCAGGAAGCATAGTCACAACAAAGGAATAATCTAACACACTCACATTTCCTTATTCATTTACTACAAACACATTCAGTAACAGTTTCAACAAGTCCAAGTGCACAGAGATTTATTGTTCAAACTAAGAGTACGATGCTGAAAATATTCATTTAGATTTTAGAAATTTCTTCAAATGATATATACAATCTGTATTTTTAGAAATGTGATTTAATTAATGTTCATTTACAGATATCAAACAGCATGCTCTTAACTCACAAAACCATCAGTGGAAAAGCTTCAAAGCTTCGGACTGAGTGACGTTCTGCCAATTTTCAAAATACTTCATCAAATCTCCAATCACATAATAGTGATTAAAATCTATATCTGAGAATTAGACAGACAGCAGAGCTACAACATTACAGCAGATCAGATTTGATTAAGGAGGATTGTCAAAACGAAGTCAAGCATCCCCAACAATGGGCACATGTCTATTCGTGGCTCCATAGAAACTGCTGCGGTGGGGAATTATACTGCTTCTTGCATTGATACCAATGCAGCAGGTCAGCAGCACAAAGCACCCGGCGTAGATCAACACGATAGTGATTGCAACCCACTGCAGGGTGGTGACAATGAAGGCAAACTGGTAGGCGGTTTTGTGGCAGTACCGATCTGTTCCAGGTGAGTAGTTTGGTGGATAGACAGTGTAAATCCAGAGCGTGCCTGCAGGGTGCACACAGACagggcagagaggagaacaATTCAGTTCAGGTTGGAAGTGACGCAATACAACAAAGTGTTAAAAAGCTGTGTATATACATGTTTCCAATCAGtttaaaatctgaattaaaTAGCCAAGAGTTAATCTTTAATGTTCCAACTAAAATTAGTGCTTAATGCTTAATGTACTAAAATAGCACACAATTGTGTACCCCATGATGTTATTTTGTAAGTCTATGCATTTGATGTTATTTGGTGACTGGAAATTGCCCCTTTCTGTGTTTACTCTGCAATAGTCTGGTGATCAGTCCAGTGCATTTCTGCAAACACACTCTCCCCCTGTGTCTGATTTCATGCAAAATTAGACATGTTATTAGAGTAAGCTTGTGCCCACCTGCAATGAACCAGCAGAAGATGAAAATGTAAAGAAGACCTCCACAGCTCCGTGTCAGGATCCCGATTATTCCGTTGCCACAGGCGGGTATGATGTATGTCAGAGTTAGAGCTAAGATATTGCTTGCACCCAGCACTATAAGGTAGATAGGGATGTAGGGCTGCAGTGGACAGTGGCCCACATATAGGGCCCCTACAGTTCGGAGAAACAACATAATACACAATTAGTCGAAACATACTGAGAGTAAAAATCAAAAGAACAATTCTAAAGAACGACTGGATGAACAGCGATCTTACCGAATCCAATGGCTGCTATCAGGACCATCCAATACATAAAGTTCACTACAACTGCAGAAAATAAGGACAAATTCAAGAACTGCTTCAAcactaaaacaaacaaggaaataAATCACAAAGAAAGTGAGAGGAGAAGATTAATTTCACCAATCGATGCAATCTTCACAGCACTTTGAGGGCTGTCTTCATGTGACGAGTACATATCTGCAGTGGAGACAGTCTCAGTTAAACAGATGTATTGTTaaaaactggagctgcagagtaAGTGCTCGACGGTACCTGTCCGGTTGTGAACTGGGATgcttttaaagctgttttcttctgtcAGCGCTGCCTGAACGAGCAGAAAATCATGCAGGTCCAAGTTGGTCACCTCTTAATGAGCAAGTGAGTGTTCTTCACATGCTCTGCTGTTTGGGCAGGATGTTAACAcaacattacaaaaacagtgtTGCAACATGTTCTCTGCATAACCAACAGGAAATAGCGATAATATCTGAAGCTGCTGATACGAACAACTCATGTAACGAAAACCTCAAACTAGTcgcatgacttttttttttttgtggactaCTTTTCAGAATTTATCATTTTGCAGTTGAAAACAGTCTATAAATCAATGGCTGGAGTACAATATATGCATGCATCTCCATCGATATTTCTATCAAGTGTCCAACCACAGTGAAAAACTTGTAATTGCTGATTGTAAATAGTGCTTAGCTTTGAAAGTGTGTGATTGTCAAGTCATCTGGGGTCAGCGTTCAGCTCTATGACTCATGTAACAGGATGGATGGAATGATCAATTTGCAGCTGCAGTATGacattttgagttttctttaCAGTCTTTATGGAGTAAAACTACATTCAGACATTAAGCGAGATGGCTTAGAAGCACACCTTGTTTTGGAGAAAAGAGATCACATCCTGAACCATGTGGCCTTGGGCCAGGATGTGATCTCATCTCAGCTTTGAATATAGAGCCCACAAATATAGCactgaagaacaaaaaacagtgtTGTAGTTGGGAAATTCCTTGATAAATCGAATAATCTTAAGTTCTCTGAAGACCTGGAAAATTTCAGAAGGAACTCTTAAGCCAGTTTTCAAATTGTCATCATCCTGGCTTGCATCCTAATGTGTTAGCAATTAATTTATCATGCAGTGTAAAACTTAAAGTAACCACTGTGtatgtgtatgcatgtgtgaagTATGTACAAGGTCAAGTCTCTGCACCTTTACAGCTACAACAATAATCTAAAAGAAGTCTGTTCTTTGAGTTCTTTGAAACAGCAGTTATTTAAAAACCAGGCTTCAGATGTCTGTTGATTGAAAAAAGAACATCTTTCAACACTTTCCACAGCAGTTTGTCACCACACAAAACTCTTCAAGGTGTCATCTCCGATTTATTATATTGTtcccagaaaatgttttgaaaaacaaTTTTAGGTTTCATCCCAGGTATAACCCATCTTATATTCATATTAGTGAAGGTAGATCTGAATTTGTTTCAAATGTCAGCTGTAAAATGTCTAGACATCTTCTTTGTCAGAGAAGAAGGTAAATATTTCATGTTCGTCTTGCTACGTAGCGGATAAAAGGCCTGTCTGTTCTTTTCAAC
Proteins encoded in this window:
- the mrpl9 gene encoding large ribosomal subunit protein bL9m isoform X3 codes for the protein MWSSSGRRVLQELLSLRAVRGFRGTAAQNTVVVERWWQVPLSRVGRPPRLHPRRHRIYRLVEDKKNLPQEKLELILTETVPKLGGRGDTVFVRKSIGRNKLLAQGLAVYASPENKQTFAEELKLLQEGSSEERTQTRTGQLTVEYLRKSKLTFRQMPCEEFQITKDVVIRQLERKLGVVAQPHTVNFPFESAKDVGDYWCEITVNRLDTVRVPISVLPYEDMSAKYQRQLKAQRKPEAAANATVATEAAADVPVSTAVAADVPVSVAADVPVSVAADVPVSTAVAADVPVSTAVAADVPVSVAADVPVSTAVAADVPVSAEAVAADVPVAADVPVSAEAAAEVPAADIAAEEKDDGVLKAASSAVLQAEAVKEAAGKSADEETAAPSKTTPETTAPASENPEKK